One window of the Niallia circulans genome contains the following:
- a CDS encoding YunC family protein yields MIDVYPVDINGHTFIAVSVLLPKTTLLAVKNDKGYIMCGALDVALLNDKLKDRKIIAGRAVGVKTIEQLLNAPLESVTMEAEAYGIHKGMIGREALLKMV; encoded by the coding sequence ATGATTGATGTGTATCCTGTTGATATCAATGGACATACTTTTATTGCGGTCTCGGTATTATTGCCTAAAACTACTTTGCTTGCTGTGAAAAATGATAAAGGCTATATCATGTGCGGTGCCTTAGATGTGGCATTGTTAAATGATAAGCTGAAAGACCGGAAAATCATCGCAGGCAGAGCTGTTGGTGTGAAAACGATTGAACAACTGCTAAATGCACCATTAGAGTCTGTGACAATGGAAGCAGAAGCATATGGAATTCATAAAGGGATGATTGGAAGAGAAGCATTATTGAAAATGGTATAA
- a CDS encoding TIGR01457 family HAD-type hydrolase: MKAYKGYLIDLDGTMYRGTEVIEEAAEFVKRLIAAQIPYLYVTNNSTKTPEQVAQKLREFQIPAKASEVFTSAMASANYIAEKSPGANVFMIGEKGLQQALEEKDLKLAEDSENVDYVVAGLDQQITYEKLTVACLAVRNGSQFVITNGDTALPSERGLLPGNGALTSVISVSTQRQPVVVGKPESIIVNQAIKLLDLPKKDVLMVGDNYQTDIMAGINAKMDTLLVHTGVTTKEQLSGYSVKPTYTVDSLSDWDIKK; the protein is encoded by the coding sequence ATGAAAGCGTATAAAGGATATTTAATAGATTTAGATGGAACCATGTATCGGGGAACAGAGGTAATTGAAGAGGCAGCTGAATTTGTTAAGCGATTGATTGCTGCACAAATTCCCTATTTATATGTGACCAATAATTCAACAAAAACACCAGAACAAGTGGCACAAAAGCTACGGGAGTTTCAAATACCGGCAAAAGCGAGTGAAGTATTTACTTCCGCTATGGCTTCTGCCAATTATATTGCTGAAAAATCCCCTGGAGCAAATGTGTTTATGATTGGGGAAAAAGGACTTCAGCAAGCACTAGAAGAAAAAGACTTGAAGTTAGCTGAGGATTCAGAAAATGTTGATTATGTAGTCGCTGGACTTGATCAACAGATTACCTATGAAAAACTTACAGTAGCATGCTTAGCAGTCCGAAATGGCTCACAATTTGTCATTACAAATGGAGATACGGCTTTGCCAAGTGAGCGAGGATTATTACCTGGAAATGGTGCCTTAACTTCTGTTATTTCGGTAAGTACTCAGCGGCAGCCTGTTGTTGTTGGTAAACCAGAATCAATTATTGTGAATCAAGCAATCAAATTATTGGACTTGCCGAAGAAGGATGTCTTGATGGTTGGCGATAATTATCAAACGGATATTATGGCAGGCATTAATGCAAAGATGGATACGCTTCTCGTGCATACAGGAGTTACAACGAAAGAGCAACTAAGCGGCTATTCTGTTAAGCCAACCTACACGGTCGACAGCTTAAGTGACTGGGATATAAAAAAATAA
- a CDS encoding phosphatidylglycerophosphatase A, which yields MSLKDLTEKTARKWLHERGVDIEDIAKLVYLLQEKYHKDLQMEDCIHNVERVLSKREVQNAVITGIQLDVLAEKKLLESPLQEIVETDEGLYGVDEVLAFSIVNVYGSIGFTNYGYVDKLKPGILQRLNDKSTGECHTFLDDIVGAIAAAASSRLAHRAKGEE from the coding sequence ATGTCATTAAAGGACCTAACAGAAAAAACAGCCAGAAAGTGGCTACATGAACGTGGAGTCGATATTGAAGACATAGCGAAGCTTGTTTATCTCTTACAAGAGAAATATCATAAAGATTTACAAATGGAGGACTGTATTCATAATGTTGAACGTGTTCTTTCGAAAAGAGAGGTTCAAAATGCCGTTATCACAGGGATACAATTAGATGTACTCGCCGAAAAAAAACTACTGGAATCTCCCCTTCAAGAAATTGTCGAAACAGATGAAGGGCTTTATGGAGTAGATGAAGTGCTTGCTTTTTCGATTGTAAACGTGTATGGTTCCATCGGATTTACTAATTATGGCTATGTAGATAAATTGAAACCAGGCATTTTACAAAGGTTAAATGATAAGAGTACTGGTGAATGTCATACCTTTTTAGACGATATTGTCGGTGCTATTGCAGCAGCAGCTTCAAGTAGACTAGCTCACCGTGCTAAAGGGGAAGAATAA
- a CDS encoding EAL domain-containing protein yields the protein MKYQENICSRLFNWGKLLLPTELIKYFPPSFVIRDPIIHQVQKAMIRGYEVAVIVLDISNLHRIKQQLEANDFLQYIRLLKKSFGKTIQLKASNEIIAIHDYNPNGLTMFMKWEQGSECLPVLDGLIKDIIHNVENDFRKIGSIPPVFSTGYMFIENKYTYLSDAIQTAYELALAMAHKRSDPEFNKLVYTLGNIVANKSIRLLAQPIMDVETNKIHACEMLTRGPEGTPLENPLQLFSLARQTKFLYDLEMIVLEKAFEQIQQTKWRHNIFINFTPVTIGNQRFIKDIKSVIRRYKEISPKKITIEITERDSFEGLEHFANNLKVLRMLGFLIAVDDTGAGYASLNSISEIMPDIIKIDRSVIQNIDKNSVKESMLQGLLLIAKEVGSVVVAEGIENAEEASILSKNKVDLAQGYFYAKPTSLSNHLQIS from the coding sequence ATGAAATATCAAGAGAATATCTGTTCAAGGTTATTTAATTGGGGAAAGTTACTTCTTCCGACAGAACTTATTAAGTATTTTCCTCCATCATTTGTAATACGAGACCCTATTATTCATCAAGTCCAAAAAGCGATGATAAGAGGATATGAGGTAGCTGTTATTGTATTGGATATATCGAATTTACATAGAATAAAGCAGCAATTAGAAGCAAATGATTTTTTGCAATATATTCGATTGCTAAAAAAATCATTTGGCAAAACGATACAATTAAAAGCTTCTAATGAAATCATTGCGATTCATGATTATAATCCGAACGGTTTAACTATGTTTATGAAATGGGAACAAGGATCCGAATGTTTACCAGTGCTAGATGGATTAATTAAAGATATTATACATAATGTAGAAAATGACTTTCGTAAAATTGGGAGCATTCCGCCTGTATTCAGCACAGGATACATGTTTATTGAGAATAAATATACCTATCTTTCTGATGCTATTCAAACTGCATATGAATTAGCCCTTGCAATGGCACATAAAAGATCTGATCCGGAATTCAATAAATTAGTCTATACTTTGGGGAATATAGTGGCAAACAAAAGCATTCGATTACTGGCACAACCAATTATGGATGTAGAGACAAATAAAATTCACGCTTGTGAAATGCTGACAAGAGGACCTGAAGGAACACCGTTAGAAAACCCGCTTCAACTTTTCTCTTTAGCAAGGCAAACGAAGTTTTTGTATGATCTTGAAATGATTGTTCTTGAAAAGGCCTTTGAACAAATTCAGCAAACAAAATGGAGGCACAATATCTTTATTAACTTTACACCTGTCACAATCGGCAACCAAAGATTTATTAAAGATATAAAGAGCGTAATTCGTAGGTATAAAGAAATTTCCCCGAAAAAAATAACAATTGAAATTACCGAAAGAGATTCATTTGAAGGGTTAGAGCATTTTGCTAATAATCTAAAAGTATTAAGAATGCTTGGTTTTTTAATTGCAGTTGATGATACTGGCGCGGGTTATGCTAGTCTGAATTCCATCAGTGAAATCATGCCAGATATTATTAAGATTGACCGTTCTGTAATCCAGAATATTGATAAAAATTCCGTAAAGGAATCGATGCTACAAGGACTTCTTCTTATTGCAAAAGAAGTGGGATCCGTTGTGGTGGCAGAAGGGATTGAAAATGCAGAGGAAGCCTCTATTTTATCAAAAAATAAAGTGGATTTAGCTCAAGGATATTTTTACGCCAAGCCTACTAGTCTTAGTAATCATTTACAAATCTCATAG
- a CDS encoding YutD family protein, with protein MVCINNHCYELIEERKSGFNEEAFKNRYSDILTKYDYIVGDWGYGQLRLRGFFDDHNQKSSFDTKISTLTEYLYEYCNFGCAYFVVKKTK; from the coding sequence TTGGTTTGTATTAATAACCATTGTTATGAACTGATTGAAGAAAGAAAATCAGGTTTTAATGAAGAAGCATTTAAAAATAGATATAGTGACATATTAACGAAATACGATTATATTGTCGGAGATTGGGGTTATGGACAATTAAGATTACGTGGCTTTTTTGATGATCATAATCAAAAATCAAGTTTTGATACGAAAATAAGCACATTAACGGAATATTTATATGAATATTGTAATTTTGGCTGTGCCTATTTTGTCGTAAAAAAAACAAAATAA
- the kduI gene encoding 5-dehydro-4-deoxy-D-glucuronate isomerase, producing the protein METRYTHSPEDIRHYSTEQLRKEFLVEKVFVPGEISLTYTHNDRMIFGGVTPTDKSLEIILDKQLGVEYFLERRELGVINIGGPGYIEIDGEKEEMKKQDGYYIGKETRHVVFSSEDPNNPAKFYISSVPAHHKYPNVKISIDHIKPMETGEALTLNQRKIYQYIHPNVCESCQLQMGYTILEPGSAWNTMPSHTHERRMEAYVYFDMEEDTRIFHMMGKPDETKHLVMSSEQAAISPSWSIHSGVGTSNYSFIWAMCGENITYTDMDMIPMDKLK; encoded by the coding sequence ATGGAAACTCGTTATACACATAGCCCAGAGGATATTCGTCATTACTCTACAGAACAATTGAGAAAAGAATTTTTAGTAGAAAAGGTGTTTGTGCCAGGGGAAATTAGTTTAACGTATACACATAACGACCGTATGATTTTTGGCGGAGTTACGCCGACCGATAAATCCTTAGAAATCATTTTGGATAAGCAATTGGGTGTGGAATATTTCTTGGAACGCCGTGAGCTGGGAGTTATTAATATCGGTGGTCCGGGTTATATCGAAATCGACGGAGAAAAAGAAGAAATGAAAAAACAAGATGGATACTATATTGGCAAAGAAACACGTCATGTTGTTTTTTCTTCCGAGGATCCAAACAATCCGGCTAAATTTTATATTAGCTCCGTACCAGCACATCATAAATATCCAAATGTAAAAATTAGTATTGATCACATTAAACCAATGGAAACTGGAGAAGCCTTAACATTAAATCAGCGTAAAATTTATCAATACATACATCCAAATGTATGTGAAAGCTGCCAATTGCAAATGGGCTATACTATCTTAGAGCCTGGAAGTGCATGGAATACAATGCCTTCTCATACACATGAAAGACGCATGGAAGCATATGTTTACTTTGATATGGAAGAAGATACACGTATTTTCCATATGATGGGGAAACCTGATGAAACAAAGCATTTAGTTATGAGCAGCGAACAAGCTGCTATTTCACCGAGCTGGTCTATTCATTCTGGGGTTGGTACCAGCAATTATTCTTTTATCTGGGCAATGTGTGGCGAAAATATCACTTATACCGATATGGATATGATACCAATGGATAAATTGAAATAA
- a CDS encoding bifunctional metallophosphatase/5'-nucleotidase: MEVIHIYHTNDLHSHFENWPRIYELLRERKKWHKEAGEAVYLFDIGDHLDLSHPYTEATKGRINTQLLNEEHYDAVTIGNNEGITLSYEGLDHLYDEAKFDVIVANLYKHNGERPDWAIPLQIFKTAKGTKIGVIGITAYFEKLYELLGWKLTDPIEELSKQLEKVRGKVDIIVLLSHLGINDDEMIAANYPEIDVILGAHTHHIFHQGKIINNNLQGAAGKYGYYLGHIELKVNASKKIIDKKAILYETSKLPIANKEEAIVENYYQQGKLALSEKAATIDEYLSREALAEMLCEKLISWCQSDCAIVNEGLILDGLQAGDITFFDLLSICPHPINPCNVTLTGAELKEIILEMRSDKWETMPVKGLGFRGTLMGKMIAAGITHEIIGEREQYYINAKEIQADQNYVVTVPDMFTFGNFFPAIYRATKKDYFLPEFMRNILADTLQNRIKA; the protein is encoded by the coding sequence ATGGAAGTCATCCATATATATCATACTAATGATTTACATAGCCATTTTGAAAATTGGCCAAGAATTTATGAATTGCTGCGTGAAAGAAAAAAATGGCATAAAGAGGCTGGCGAAGCTGTTTATTTATTTGATATAGGTGACCATTTAGATTTGTCTCATCCTTATACGGAAGCAACTAAAGGTAGAATTAACACACAGCTGTTAAATGAAGAACACTATGATGCAGTGACAATTGGGAATAATGAAGGAATTACATTGTCTTATGAAGGATTAGATCATTTATATGATGAAGCAAAATTCGATGTAATTGTTGCTAATCTCTACAAACATAATGGGGAACGTCCTGATTGGGCAATTCCTCTTCAAATATTTAAGACAGCTAAAGGAACAAAAATTGGTGTTATCGGTATTACGGCCTATTTTGAAAAGTTATATGAGCTTTTAGGATGGAAATTGACAGATCCAATAGAAGAATTATCTAAGCAATTAGAAAAAGTCAGAGGAAAAGTTGATATTATTGTATTGCTTTCCCATTTAGGGATAAATGACGATGAGATGATTGCAGCTAATTATCCAGAAATAGATGTGATTCTTGGTGCACATACCCATCATATTTTCCATCAAGGAAAAATAATTAATAATAATCTTCAAGGTGCTGCTGGTAAGTATGGTTATTATCTAGGTCATATTGAATTAAAGGTCAATGCTTCCAAAAAAATAATTGATAAAAAAGCCATATTATATGAAACAAGTAAGTTGCCGATTGCAAATAAAGAAGAAGCCATTGTGGAAAATTATTACCAGCAAGGGAAATTAGCTTTATCAGAAAAGGCAGCGACGATTGATGAGTATTTATCTAGAGAAGCGCTAGCAGAAATGCTCTGCGAAAAATTAATTTCGTGGTGTCAATCGGATTGCGCAATAGTAAATGAGGGCTTAATTTTAGATGGATTGCAAGCAGGGGATATCACTTTCTTTGATTTATTATCGATTTGTCCACATCCGATTAATCCATGTAATGTGACATTAACTGGAGCGGAATTGAAAGAAATAATACTTGAAATGAGATCCGACAAGTGGGAGACAATGCCTGTCAAGGGCCTTGGATTCCGGGGAACTTTAATGGGGAAAATGATTGCAGCAGGAATTACGCATGAGATAATCGGAGAAAGAGAGCAGTACTATATAAATGCAAAGGAAATACAGGCAGATCAGAATTATGTTGTCACAGTACCTGATATGTTTACATTCGGTAATTTTTTTCCAGCTATTTATCGTGCAACAAAGAAAGACTATTTTCTTCCTGAATTTATGCGTAATATTCTTGCTGACACTTTACAAAATAGGATAAAAGCGTAA
- a CDS encoding HD-GYP domain-containing protein yields MRLVGTKNIKEGAILAKPILNDRGRVLINSGIRLEKKMIKRLLDFGISYVYLEDKHTKDIKVNDAISEQVKMEAMQTIEKSFDMIKSADADDISMVMEKNTPIFKKLVEKVLLELKNHEHLSSVMSDVYLYDNYIFSHSLNVTIYTLALGLELKLPPKQMEILGLGAILHDIGKMKVPLEILLKPGSLTAEEFEIIKSHAEAGFEMLRKVETLPLLVSHCAYQHHERLNGSGYPRGIEAKDIHLFGKIIAVADVFDAITSNRVYHDALLPHEALEILYTGSGYLYDAKIVEAFRRAIVLYPNGLSVMLSNGEKGIVCKQNKGMNERPIVRIVEREGKEIPPYDLNLKEDLSIVITQCDSLQNPL; encoded by the coding sequence ATGAGACTAGTTGGGACAAAGAATATAAAAGAAGGTGCAATCTTAGCTAAGCCTATATTAAATGATCGCGGAAGAGTGTTAATAAATAGTGGGATAAGATTAGAGAAAAAGATGATTAAAAGGCTGCTTGACTTTGGTATTAGCTATGTTTATTTAGAAGATAAACATACAAAGGATATTAAAGTGAATGATGCCATATCTGAGCAAGTTAAGATGGAAGCGATGCAAACTATTGAGAAAAGTTTTGATATGATAAAAAGTGCAGATGCTGATGATATTTCGATGGTGATGGAGAAGAATACACCTATTTTTAAGAAATTGGTTGAAAAAGTACTATTGGAATTAAAAAATCATGAACATCTTTCTTCCGTTATGTCGGATGTTTATCTATATGATAATTATATTTTTTCGCATAGCTTAAATGTGACTATTTATACGTTAGCATTAGGTTTAGAGTTAAAACTTCCGCCGAAGCAGATGGAAATCCTAGGGCTTGGGGCTATTTTACATGATATTGGTAAAATGAAGGTTCCGTTAGAAATTCTCCTCAAACCAGGATCGTTAACGGCAGAAGAATTTGAAATTATAAAAAGTCATGCAGAAGCAGGCTTTGAGATGCTAAGAAAAGTGGAGACACTGCCTTTACTTGTTAGTCATTGTGCCTACCAGCATCATGAGCGCTTAAATGGGTCTGGTTATCCGAGAGGCATAGAAGCAAAAGATATTCATTTGTTTGGAAAAATTATTGCTGTAGCAGATGTTTTTGATGCCATTACATCCAATCGCGTCTACCATGATGCATTATTACCACATGAAGCATTAGAGATTTTATATACGGGTTCAGGCTATCTATATGATGCGAAAATTGTCGAAGCATTTAGAAGAGCGATAGTCCTTTATCCTAATGGATTAAGTGTTATGCTAAGCAATGGAGAAAAAGGGATTGTATGTAAACAAAATAAGGGAATGAATGAAAGACCAATTGTACGAATTGTGGAAAGAGAGGGGAAAGAAATTCCTCCATATGACTTGAATTTAAAGGAAGATCTCTCAATTGTCATAACGCAATGTGATTCCCTCCAAAATCCTTTGTGA
- a CDS encoding sugar kinase, with amino-acid sequence MGRVVTLGEIMLRLSTDSGVRIAQADNFCAHYGGGEANVAISLANFGHDVYFASKIPDNGLGEGVVKHLNRYGVHTNFLLKGGSRLGTYYVEAGIGERAANVIYDRAGSSFAEMTESEWEKEELFNNVDIFHISGITPALSSSWKKTTISLIEAAKEAGCKISFDINYRGKLWSQKEAGETISEILPLVDYCSAGMLDALYLLGIPEATEQENELVYYYQEIQKKFPAISVLYSTKRTVVSASCNELIGTLWMDDHYYESQNHVINPIVDRVGAGDAFSGGVLHGILAQKSPQEMIDFATAASALKHTIHGDCNQFSEPEVNSFLLAGSGKINR; translated from the coding sequence ATGGGAAGGGTAGTTACTTTAGGTGAAATCATGCTTCGTCTATCCACTGATTCTGGTGTGCGAATTGCCCAGGCTGATAATTTTTGTGCACATTATGGCGGGGGTGAAGCCAATGTCGCTATTTCACTTGCCAATTTTGGTCACGATGTCTACTTTGCTAGTAAAATTCCAGACAATGGCTTAGGAGAAGGTGTAGTAAAGCATTTAAATCGTTATGGTGTTCATACTAACTTTCTCTTAAAAGGAGGATCTAGGTTAGGCACTTATTATGTGGAGGCTGGAATTGGTGAACGAGCAGCCAATGTCATTTATGATCGTGCAGGTTCAAGCTTTGCCGAAATGACAGAAAGTGAATGGGAAAAAGAAGAACTGTTTAATAACGTAGATATCTTTCATATTTCAGGAATTACACCTGCGTTATCCTCAAGTTGGAAAAAAACAACCATTTCACTCATAGAAGCCGCAAAAGAGGCTGGCTGTAAAATCAGTTTTGATATTAATTATCGAGGAAAATTATGGTCTCAGAAAGAAGCAGGTGAGACAATTTCTGAAATATTGCCACTGGTAGATTACTGTTCAGCTGGCATGCTTGATGCTCTCTATTTGTTAGGAATTCCGGAGGCAACTGAACAGGAGAATGAATTAGTTTACTACTATCAAGAAATACAGAAGAAATTTCCTGCTATCTCTGTTTTATATTCCACAAAAAGAACGGTGGTATCTGCTAGTTGCAATGAATTAATAGGAACATTATGGATGGATGATCACTACTATGAATCTCAAAATCATGTAATTAATCCAATCGTTGATAGGGTAGGAGCAGGTGATGCTTTTTCCGGTGGAGTTCTGCATGGAATACTAGCCCAAAAAAGTCCACAGGAAATGATTGACTTTGCGACAGCTGCATCCGCTTTGAAACATACAATTCATGGTGATTGTAATCAATTTAGCGAACCAGAAGTCAACAGCTTTTTACTAGCTGGCTCTGGAAAAATAAATCGATAG
- a CDS encoding DUF72 domain-containing protein yields the protein MIHIGLTGWGDHPSLYGKNTSSQNKLMEYAGYFPTVEVDASFYAVQPVRNAESWVKKTPDSFQFIVKAFQGMTGHNRGDIPFSSNGEMFAAFIDSLVPYRKSGKLAMVLFQFPPWFDCTKDNVQYLRACRKRMEDIPCALEFRHQSWFDSKYRASTLQFMKEENWIHSICDEPQVMPVSIPTVLEAVGEDKVLIRLHGRNYYGWQQNNNPNWREVRYLYRYNTAELSEWAENIRLLEKQCKNIYVLFNNNSGGDAADNAREMIDLLKIEYTDLAPRQLDLF from the coding sequence TTGATTCATATTGGATTAACAGGCTGGGGAGACCATCCGAGTCTTTATGGAAAAAATACTTCATCACAAAATAAGTTAATGGAATATGCCGGTTATTTTCCTACTGTGGAAGTGGATGCTTCTTTTTATGCTGTGCAGCCAGTCCGGAACGCGGAGTCTTGGGTAAAGAAAACACCTGACTCTTTTCAATTTATCGTAAAGGCATTTCAAGGAATGACAGGACATAACCGTGGAGATATTCCTTTTTCCTCGAATGGTGAAATGTTTGCTGCATTTATCGATTCCTTAGTTCCGTATAGAAAAAGTGGCAAATTAGCGATGGTTTTATTCCAATTTCCTCCTTGGTTTGATTGTACAAAGGATAATGTCCAATACTTAAGAGCATGTAGAAAAAGGATGGAAGATATTCCTTGTGCACTTGAATTTAGACATCAATCATGGTTTGATTCCAAATATCGAGCAAGTACCCTTCAGTTTATGAAGGAAGAGAATTGGATACATAGTATTTGTGATGAGCCTCAAGTAATGCCGGTTTCAATTCCTACAGTTCTAGAAGCGGTTGGCGAAGATAAAGTGCTCATTCGGCTTCATGGAAGAAATTATTACGGGTGGCAGCAAAATAATAATCCAAATTGGCGAGAAGTTCGCTATTTATATCGGTATAATACAGCAGAATTAAGTGAGTGGGCTGAAAATATTCGCCTGCTTGAAAAGCAATGTAAAAATATTTATGTGCTCTTTAATAATAATTCTGGTGGAGATGCGGCTGACAACGCAAGAGAAATGATTGATTTATTAAAAATAGAATATACGGATTTAGCTCCAAGACAATTGGATTTATTTTAA
- the lipA gene encoding lipoyl synthase, producing the protein MSEKKQEYLRKPEWLKIKLNTNENYTGLKKMMKEKQLHTVCEEAKCPNIHECWAVRRTATFMILGAICTRACRFCAVKTGLPTELDWQEPERVADSVFAMNLKHVVITAVARDDLKDGGAAVFAETVRAIRRKNPFTSIEVLPSDMGGVEENLRLLMDAKPDILNHNIETVERLTPRVRARAKYHRSLEFLRRAKEMQPNIPTKSSIMVGLGETKEEIIATMDDLRANNVDIMTIGQYLQPTVKHLKVQKYYHPDEFKELKEIALSKGFSHCEAGPLVRSSYHADEQVNEAKKNQQMAEHAKEA; encoded by the coding sequence GTGTCAGAAAAAAAACAAGAATATTTGCGCAAACCTGAATGGTTAAAAATTAAATTGAATACGAATGAAAATTATACAGGTTTGAAAAAAATGATGAAGGAAAAGCAGCTCCATACAGTCTGTGAGGAAGCAAAATGTCCAAATATTCATGAATGTTGGGCAGTTAGAAGAACAGCTACATTTATGATTTTAGGAGCTATTTGTACAAGAGCCTGTCGTTTTTGTGCAGTTAAAACAGGATTACCGACTGAATTAGATTGGCAAGAGCCAGAAAGAGTTGCTGATTCTGTGTTTGCAATGAACTTAAAGCATGTGGTTATTACTGCTGTTGCAAGAGATGACTTAAAAGACGGCGGAGCAGCTGTATTTGCAGAAACTGTTCGTGCTATTCGCAGAAAAAATCCATTTACCAGCATTGAAGTATTACCATCCGATATGGGAGGAGTAGAAGAAAACCTACGATTATTAATGGATGCTAAACCAGATATCTTGAACCATAATATTGAAACTGTAGAAAGATTGACCCCTAGAGTCCGTGCAAGAGCAAAATATCATCGTTCTCTTGAGTTTTTACGAAGAGCAAAAGAGATGCAGCCTAATATTCCTACTAAGTCTAGTATTATGGTTGGCTTAGGCGAAACGAAAGAAGAAATTATCGCCACAATGGATGATCTTAGAGCAAATAATGTGGATATTATGACTATTGGCCAATATTTACAACCAACTGTCAAACATTTAAAAGTACAAAAATATTATCATCCAGATGAATTTAAAGAGCTAAAGGAGATCGCTTTAAGTAAAGGATTTAGCCATTGTGAAGCAGGTCCATTAGTTCGTTCTTCATATCACGCAGATGAGCAAGTAAACGAAGCGAAAAAAAATCAGCAAATGGCTGAACATGCAAAAGAAGCATAA
- a CDS encoding gluconate 5-dehydrogenase, whose amino-acid sequence MAFTMDKFRIDGKVALVTGAIYGIGFEIASALSKAGAKIVFNSLNQESVDQALQSYQEAGIEAKGYVFDVTDEQAVQAAVVQIKEEVGPIDILVNNAGIIKRVPMVEMSVEDFRQVVDVDLNGPFIVSKAVIPGMIQNGGGKIINICSMMSELGRETVSAYAAAKGGLKMLTKNIASEYGEYNIQCNGIGPGYIATPQTAPLREKQADGSRHPFDQFIIGKTPAARWGNPEDLAGSAVFLASEASNFVNGHILYVDGGILAYIGKQP is encoded by the coding sequence ATGGCATTCACGATGGATAAATTCCGCATTGATGGAAAAGTAGCCTTAGTTACAGGTGCAATATATGGAATTGGTTTTGAAATCGCAAGCGCTTTATCAAAAGCAGGTGCGAAAATCGTGTTTAATTCCTTAAACCAAGAATCTGTCGACCAAGCACTTCAAAGTTATCAAGAAGCAGGAATCGAAGCAAAAGGCTATGTATTTGATGTTACAGACGAACAGGCCGTGCAAGCTGCGGTTGTACAAATTAAAGAAGAGGTTGGTCCCATTGATATTTTAGTTAACAATGCTGGGATTATCAAGCGTGTACCAATGGTAGAAATGTCTGTAGAAGATTTCCGTCAGGTAGTAGATGTAGATTTGAATGGACCATTTATTGTTTCCAAAGCAGTTATACCTGGTATGATTCAGAATGGCGGCGGTAAGATCATCAATATCTGCTCCATGATGAGTGAATTAGGCAGGGAAACAGTCAGTGCATATGCTGCTGCTAAAGGTGGGCTAAAGATGCTGACAAAAAATATCGCTTCTGAATATGGAGAGTACAATATTCAATGTAATGGAATCGGGCCAGGTTATATCGCTACACCACAAACTGCCCCATTACGCGAAAAGCAAGCAGACGGATCCCGTCATCCATTTGATCAGTTTATTATAGGGAAAACGCCTGCAGCCCGTTGGGGAAATCCTGAAGACCTAGCTGGTTCAGCTGTATTTTTAGCATCTGAAGCATCGAACTTCGTGAATGGTCATATTCTCTATGTAGATGGTGGTATACTGGCATATATTGGTAAACAGCCTTAA
- a CDS encoding DUF86 domain-containing protein, whose product MYFVDREKIEEQLNYYHELINQFETQETWNTFLEKVALERLTHMMIEVILDVGNSMIDGFIMRDPGSYDDIVDILIDEKVITMEIGNDIKELILWRKQLVHQYTNIDHKGLIAVFEAKLLSIKAFAPSVKEYLIHELGPVSAFRN is encoded by the coding sequence ATGTATTTTGTGGACCGAGAAAAAATAGAAGAACAGTTAAACTATTACCACGAGCTCATTAATCAGTTTGAAACGCAAGAAACGTGGAATACATTTCTTGAGAAAGTGGCACTTGAAAGATTGACACATATGATGATTGAAGTCATCTTGGATGTTGGAAATAGTATGATTGATGGTTTTATTATGAGAGATCCGGGCAGTTATGACGATATTGTTGATATACTTATTGATGAAAAAGTGATTACTATGGAAATAGGAAATGACATAAAGGAACTCATTCTTTGGCGCAAACAGCTTGTACATCAGTATACCAATATTGATCATAAGGGATTGATTGCAGTATTTGAAGCGAAGCTGCTCTCTATAAAAGCCTTTGCCCCATCTGTAAAAGAATATTTAATTCATGAGTTAGGACCTGTTTCTGCATTTAGAAATTAG